Genomic segment of Bacteroidota bacterium:
TTATAAGTGGGGTGATGTAGCAATGACGGCTACAGCAAACAATACCGAACAATTCTCCCCCCGTCCAACAGTTACTTCAAGGTTCTTAGGTCTCATCTGGACTGCTGTGTTCGATGCATGGTCAAGATATGACTCTATAGCTACTCCTGTTTATTTGCAAAACGTAGATCGTCGTCCGGCACCCGAAAGAACATTGGCTAATAAAGAAAAAGCAATTAGCTACGCAGCATATAAAACAATGATGGAGTATTACTCCTCCGATTCAGTAATGCTTACTGAAAAAATGAGATCATTTGGGTTTGATCCTTATAACAATTCACTGGATACTAAAACACCTGAGGGAATAGGAAATCTTGCGGCAAAAACTGTCATGGAAGCAAGAATGAATGACGGCTCCAATCAAGGCGGCCGCATAAGTAGATCAAACGGAAAGCCTTATTCTGATTATACTGGCTATTATCCTGTTAATTCCGCTGACACTATGAATGATATTAAGCATTGGCAGCCGAAATATTTTTCTGATGGTAAAGGAGGGAGGTTTGCTCCCGGCTGTCTTACCCCACACTGGGGCTTGGTAAAGCCTTTGTTCATAGATTCAGCTAATCAATTCAGGTCCCCTCCACCTCCACCACTTATATCAGAAGAGTTGAAAAAAGAAGTTACGGCTGTGGTGGATTACCAAGCAAATCTTACAAATGAACAGAAAGCCCTTGTTGAGTTTATGAGGGACGGTCCCCGGTCTGTCCAGCAAGCCGGACATTGGTTCATATTTTCTCAAGAAGTTTCAAAGAAAGATAAACACACATTGGATGATGATGTCAAAATGTACTTTTCAGTTGAGGCAGCAGCTATGGATGCTTTTATCGCTTGCTGGGATACTAAAATGCATTATGACTTTGCAAGACCATATACCTTGGTGCATTATTATTTTAAAGACAAGAATATAAAAGGATGGTCCGGTCCACAGAAAGGGTGGGGTGAAATAAAGGGACAGGATTGGAGACCTTACTCTCCTGATGCATTTTTATGTCCTGCATTTCCAAGCTATGTTTCAGGACATAGTACTGTTAGCGGAGCTTGCTCAGAAGTGCTACGGCTTTTCACAGGAAGTGATAAATTTGGGTTTGAGGTTAAAAGAACCCCGGGTGAATTGACAGAACCTGATAATTTAGGTCAACCAATATTCCTAAAATTCGAAACGTTTTCACAAACAGCGGACATGGCAGGCATCTCCCGTGTTATGGGGGGATACCATATACCGATAGAAAATGTCGAAGGTTTAAAACTTGGACGGAGTGTAGGAAATATTGTATTTAATAAATGCCAGTCTTATATAAATGGAACAAAGTAGTGTTTAAAAAAATCTTGATTGATGAAAAACAAGACAACGAGTTGCCTATTTCGATTTTA
This window contains:
- a CDS encoding vanadium-dependent haloperoxidase, with the translated sequence MCSATERFFSFLVLFFFLSGCKQIESSTYEPIGEQNLAYKWGDVAMTATANNTEQFSPRPTVTSRFLGLIWTAVFDAWSRYDSIATPVYLQNVDRRPAPERTLANKEKAISYAAYKTMMEYYSSDSVMLTEKMRSFGFDPYNNSLDTKTPEGIGNLAAKTVMEARMNDGSNQGGRISRSNGKPYSDYTGYYPVNSADTMNDIKHWQPKYFSDGKGGRFAPGCLTPHWGLVKPLFIDSANQFRSPPPPPLISEELKKEVTAVVDYQANLTNEQKALVEFMRDGPRSVQQAGHWFIFSQEVSKKDKHTLDDDVKMYFSVEAAAMDAFIACWDTKMHYDFARPYTLVHYYFKDKNIKGWSGPQKGWGEIKGQDWRPYSPDAFLCPAFPSYVSGHSTVSGACSEVLRLFTGSDKFGFEVKRTPGELTEPDNLGQPIFLKFETFSQTADMAGISRVMGGYHIPIENVEGLKLGRSVGNIVFNKCQSYINGTK